In Deltaproteobacteria bacterium, the following are encoded in one genomic region:
- a CDS encoding DUF433 domain-containing protein yields the protein MHSPNVRSERRKFGKSIREQAAYSITEASRYLAIPSATLRSWVAGRKYPTGSGPQFFQPVIQLPGDVREGLSFVNLIEAHVLDAIRRQHQVPLKKIRDAIRYLRKHFSAQHPLAEQKFQTDGIDLFVEKFGKLINVTQSGQFALRELLKAYLQRVERDAKGAPIRLYPFTRNRDASEPRVVVIDPGVSYGRPVLVGTGIPTAVVADRYKAGESIDELAEDYGRSRKEIEEAIRCELSLEAA from the coding sequence ATGCATAGTCCAAACGTGAGATCTGAGAGACGGAAATTCGGCAAATCTATTCGAGAACAAGCTGCCTATAGTATCACCGAGGCTTCGCGCTATCTGGCGATACCGAGCGCGACGCTGCGATCTTGGGTTGCGGGTCGTAAATATCCCACGGGTTCAGGTCCGCAGTTTTTTCAGCCCGTTATTCAGCTTCCCGGCGATGTGCGTGAAGGTCTTTCGTTCGTCAATCTAATCGAAGCGCACGTGCTGGATGCGATTCGAAGACAGCACCAAGTCCCGCTAAAAAAAATACGAGATGCCATTCGCTATCTGCGAAAGCATTTTTCTGCTCAACATCCGCTTGCAGAGCAAAAGTTTCAAACTGACGGCATTGATTTGTTTGTCGAAAAGTTTGGCAAGCTCATCAATGTCACGCAAAGCGGGCAGTTCGCATTGCGTGAGCTCTTGAAGGCGTATCTTCAGCGTGTCGAGCGTGACGCGAAAGGGGCGCCCATCAGACTTTACCCCTTTACGCGCAACCGTGACGCCAGCGAACCCAGAGTCGTGGTCATCGATCCGGGTGTATCCTACGGGCGCCCTGTTTTAGTCGGGACCGGAATCCCCACGGCGGTTGTGGCCGATCGCTACAAAGCCGGAGAATCGATTGACGAGTTGGCGGAGGATTATGGCCGGTCGCGCAAAGAGATTGAAGAGGCCATCCGTTGCGAGCTCTCGCTCGAAGCCGCCTGA
- a CDS encoding BrnT family toxin: protein MLYRWDEGKRRANLKIHKLDFRDAPEVFEGPTVTYEDDRFTYGEERFVTLGILRGMAVSIVHTESEQQIRVISFRKATRNEEAYLFKSLQN, encoded by the coding sequence ATGCTCTATCGATGGGACGAGGGCAAGCGGAGAGCTAATCTCAAAATTCACAAGCTCGACTTCCGTGATGCACCGGAGGTCTTTGAAGGACCCACAGTAACCTACGAGGATGATCGATTCACCTACGGCGAGGAGCGCTTCGTAACGTTGGGGATTCTTAGAGGGATGGCTGTTTCCATCGTTCATACTGAATCAGAGCAACAAATCCGCGTTATCTCTTTTAGAAAGGCGACACGAAATGAAGAAGCTTATCTCTTCAAAAGCCTCCAAAACTGA
- a CDS encoding energy transducer TonB — protein sequence MRMASFLIASLALHAALLPIGNLRPPALVTSAVPITVISAGDADTAMEASPASTAARSPSRAPEMVRNSVAGAAGEPQPTSVTHETIGVTAPLVSAESGIVIDAAESVKPVVAPHTGTTLNSEGGFTHGFADGIGTAASRRTGQGHASNSDGAGGRAETATYVGASYRTTTKPDYPERARREGKEGRVLLQVLVDAEGRSKVVEVDTSSGSEVLDQAARDAIRRWRFSPARQGERAVESWVKIPIEFRLNEARN from the coding sequence ATGAGAATGGCCTCTTTCTTAATTGCTTCGCTTGCGTTGCACGCAGCTCTGCTGCCTATTGGCAATCTGCGCCCGCCAGCGCTGGTGACGTCCGCAGTGCCCATAACAGTGATTAGCGCCGGCGATGCTGACACGGCGATGGAAGCATCGCCGGCTAGCACAGCCGCGAGGTCGCCAAGTAGAGCGCCAGAGATGGTACGAAATAGCGTCGCAGGGGCGGCCGGCGAACCGCAACCAACGTCCGTGACACACGAGACCATCGGCGTAACTGCGCCCCTGGTCAGCGCAGAGAGTGGCATCGTTATAGACGCCGCGGAATCAGTCAAACCAGTCGTTGCTCCGCACACAGGCACCACTCTCAACAGTGAAGGCGGTTTCACACATGGCTTCGCTGACGGTATTGGCACAGCGGCGAGCCGTCGGACCGGGCAAGGCCACGCTAGCAACAGTGATGGCGCGGGCGGGCGAGCAGAAACTGCAACCTACGTGGGAGCCTCTTACCGGACAACTACCAAACCCGACTATCCCGAGCGCGCCCGTCGCGAAGGCAAAGAAGGACGCGTGTTGCTGCAAGTGTTGGTCGATGCAGAAGGGCGCTCGAAAGTGGTCGAAGTCGACACAAGTTCCGGCAGCGAAGTTCTCGACCAGGCCGCGCGCGACGCGATTAGACGTTGGCGTTTCTCACCCGCGCGCCAAGGTGAGAGGGCGGTCGAAAGTTGGGTCAAAATCCCCATCGAATTTCGCCTGAACGAAGCACGAAACTGA
- the gyrB gene encoding DNA topoisomerase (ATP-hydrolyzing) subunit B has protein sequence MAEAKPQSAADYNADNIKVLEGLEAVRKRPGMYIGDTSERGLHHLVYEVVDNSIDEALAGHCSQIEVTIHIDSSVTVVDNGRGIPVDIHPTENVSAAEVVLTKLHAGGKFDKSSYKVSGGLHGVGISVVNALSETLEVEIKRDGKVYQQAYRRGDPQAPLKEVGVTKERGTKVTFKPDNQIFETTEFNYDMLSQRMRELAFLNRGVKINIEDERAQKKHEFFYEGGLLSFVEHLNRAKTAIHPKVVHFEGEKDGVGVEIAMQWNESYAESVYSFANNINTIEGGTHLIGFRSALTRSINNYAVSSSMLKKDDENLQGDDVREGLTAVISVKVPEPQFEGQTKTKLGNSEVKGIVEALVNEKLSNFLNEHPADGKKIVAKGVEAARVREATRKAKELARRKGALDSGSLPGKLADCQERDPALSELYLVEGDSAGGSAKQGRDRRNQAILPLKGKILNVEKARFDKMLSSQEIRLMITALGTGVKDDYDESKLRYHSIIIMTDADVDGSHIRTLLLTFFYRQMPKLVENGHLFIAQPPLYKIKKGKQERYLKDEAMLEDHLIELGTDSVRLHAAQNGNGNGSGLTGQPLQGYIKKIARWEKLMGTLSRKRKNRVVVEALLLEEGFGEATLKDKNALQSLQTRLASYVALVAPELAPLTCQLEDDAEHNCHRLVVGARANGTGYHTVIDREFLISPEFREIKKIFAELSAIGMPPYAIENGDDKTQAKSLSEIYSYVMDGGKKGQYIQRYKGLGEMNPEQLWETTMNPESRVLLQVRIEDAVEADEIFSTLMGDEVEPRRKFIEEHALTVKNLDI, from the coding sequence ATGGCTGAAGCAAAACCCCAGTCAGCGGCCGATTATAACGCCGACAATATCAAAGTTCTCGAAGGGCTCGAGGCGGTCAGAAAACGCCCAGGCATGTACATCGGCGACACTAGCGAGCGTGGTCTGCATCATTTGGTCTACGAAGTTGTTGATAACTCCATCGATGAAGCGCTAGCCGGCCATTGCAGTCAAATCGAAGTCACCATTCACATCGACAGCAGCGTCACCGTTGTTGACAACGGGCGCGGCATCCCGGTGGATATCCATCCAACGGAAAATGTTTCAGCAGCGGAAGTTGTGCTCACCAAACTGCATGCTGGCGGCAAGTTTGACAAATCTTCTTACAAAGTCTCCGGCGGTTTGCACGGCGTTGGTATTTCGGTCGTCAATGCGTTGTCGGAAACTTTAGAAGTCGAGATCAAGCGCGACGGCAAAGTTTACCAACAAGCTTACCGGCGCGGCGACCCCCAGGCACCGCTCAAAGAAGTCGGCGTTACCAAAGAGCGCGGCACCAAGGTCACTTTCAAGCCGGACAATCAGATCTTCGAAACCACCGAATTCAACTACGACATGTTGTCGCAGCGCATGCGCGAGCTGGCGTTTCTCAATCGCGGCGTGAAAATTAACATCGAAGACGAACGGGCGCAAAAAAAGCACGAGTTCTTCTACGAAGGCGGTCTGCTCTCGTTTGTCGAGCATTTAAACCGCGCCAAGACCGCGATCCATCCTAAAGTTGTTCATTTCGAGGGCGAGAAAGATGGCGTTGGTGTCGAGATCGCCATGCAGTGGAACGAAAGCTACGCTGAAAGCGTTTATTCCTTCGCCAACAACATCAACACCATCGAAGGCGGCACCCACCTGATCGGCTTTCGCTCGGCGCTCACCCGCTCGATTAACAATTACGCGGTGAGCAGCAGCATGCTGAAAAAAGACGACGAAAACCTGCAAGGCGACGACGTCCGCGAGGGGTTGACCGCGGTCATCAGCGTCAAAGTCCCGGAACCGCAGTTCGAGGGGCAAACCAAGACCAAGCTCGGCAATAGCGAAGTCAAAGGTATCGTCGAAGCGCTGGTCAATGAAAAATTGAGCAACTTTCTCAACGAGCATCCGGCGGATGGCAAGAAAATCGTGGCGAAGGGCGTCGAAGCCGCGCGCGTGCGCGAGGCGACGCGCAAGGCCAAAGAATTGGCGCGGCGCAAAGGCGCCCTCGATTCCGGTTCGCTGCCCGGCAAGCTTGCCGACTGCCAAGAGCGCGACCCAGCTCTAAGCGAACTCTATCTGGTCGAGGGTGATTCCGCCGGCGGCTCGGCAAAGCAGGGCCGCGACCGGCGCAATCAAGCGATTCTGCCGTTGAAAGGCAAGATCTTAAACGTTGAAAAAGCGCGCTTCGACAAAATGCTGTCATCGCAGGAAATCCGCCTGATGATCACGGCGCTTGGCACCGGCGTCAAGGACGACTATGACGAAAGCAAGCTGCGCTATCATTCGATCATCATCATGACCGACGCGGACGTCGACGGCTCGCATATCCGCACGCTGCTCCTGACATTTTTCTATCGGCAGATGCCCAAGTTGGTGGAAAATGGCCACCTGTTTATTGCCCAGCCACCACTCTACAAAATCAAAAAAGGCAAACAGGAGCGCTATCTCAAAGATGAGGCGATGCTGGAAGATCATCTGATCGAGCTCGGCACCGATAGCGTGCGGCTGCATGCCGCGCAAAATGGCAACGGCAATGGCAGCGGTCTCACCGGTCAGCCGCTGCAGGGCTATATCAAGAAGATCGCGCGCTGGGAAAAGCTGATGGGCACACTCAGCCGCAAACGAAAAAATCGCGTGGTGGTCGAGGCCCTGTTGCTCGAAGAGGGTTTCGGCGAAGCGACGTTAAAAGATAAAAACGCTCTGCAAAGTTTGCAAACGCGGTTGGCTTCCTATGTGGCGTTGGTGGCGCCGGAGCTGGCGCCACTTACCTGCCAACTCGAAGACGACGCCGAGCACAACTGCCATAGACTCGTCGTCGGTGCGCGCGCCAACGGCACCGGCTATCACACGGTGATCGATCGTGAATTTCTCATCAGCCCGGAGTTTCGCGAGATTAAGAAAATCTTCGCCGAGCTTTCCGCCATCGGCATGCCGCCCTATGCGATTGAAAATGGCGATGACAAAACCCAAGCGAAGTCGCTGAGCGAAATCTACTCCTACGTCATGGACGGCGGCAAAAAGGGCCAATACATCCAGCGCTACAAGGGTTTGGGCGAGATGAATCCCGAACAGCTCTGGGAGACGACGATGAATCCCGAATCGCGCGTGCTCTTGCAGGTGCGCATCGAAGACGCGGTCGAAGCCGACGAAATCTTCTCGACACTGATGGGCGACGAGGTCGAACCGCGCCGCAAGTTCATCGAAGAGCACGCCTTGACGGTGAAGAATCTGGATATCTAA
- a CDS encoding BrnA antitoxin family protein, which translates to MKKLISSKASKTDWKGLRAMKERQIRLSKEHPELDLKHVARAIVRKGLQPVPPKTSIALRVDADVVDWFKAQGPGYQTRMNAVLRAFKEASI; encoded by the coding sequence ATGAAGAAGCTTATCTCTTCAAAAGCCTCCAAAACTGATTGGAAGGGACTGCGCGCAATGAAGGAGCGCCAGATCAGGCTATCGAAGGAGCATCCGGAGCTCGACTTGAAGCACGTGGCTCGCGCGATCGTGCGCAAGGGGCTGCAACCCGTCCCGCCAAAAACATCGATAGCGCTGCGGGTCGATGCGGACGTCGTGGACTGGTTCAAAGCCCAAGGCCCGGGCTATCAAACGCGGATGAACGCTGTATTGCGCGCCTTCAAAGAAGCCTCGATTTGA
- a CDS encoding ABC transporter ATP-binding protein, with translation MESTSAIAVRNLSFSYQNKPLLKDLTFSIAPGELVGLIGPNGSGKTTLLKILLNLLTPSDGTVKIHHRSLSSYAPKERAKTIAYVAQQPVLSFPLTVEELVSLGRYPHANRQTLSRSDHQAIANALQQVSAEHLRRKSFNILSGGEKQKVLIARALAQSASILLLDEPTLHLDLNYQLQILAGLKKLCTENRITVLTVLHDVNLASQFADKALLLKDGVLHSFGPAAEVINEASIKALLDVDTIAVGDNEQGSRYFVPRQPFAR, from the coding sequence ATGGAATCAACAAGCGCCATCGCCGTGCGCAATCTATCTTTCAGCTACCAGAACAAGCCGCTGCTGAAAGACCTCACCTTCTCAATCGCTCCTGGCGAGCTAGTCGGTTTGATCGGCCCCAATGGCTCGGGCAAAACAACTTTGCTGAAAATCCTTTTGAACTTGTTAACCCCAAGCGACGGCACAGTAAAAATTCACCATCGCTCTCTTTCATCTTACGCTCCGAAAGAAAGGGCAAAAACTATCGCCTACGTAGCGCAGCAGCCAGTCTTGAGCTTTCCCTTGACAGTAGAAGAACTCGTGTCCTTGGGCAGATATCCGCACGCAAATCGCCAGACGTTGTCGAGATCAGACCACCAAGCAATCGCCAACGCGCTGCAGCAAGTCAGTGCAGAGCACCTCAGAAGAAAAAGCTTCAACATCTTGAGCGGCGGTGAAAAACAAAAGGTCCTGATCGCGCGAGCGTTAGCACAGTCGGCATCGATTCTGCTGCTCGACGAGCCGACGCTGCATCTGGATCTAAATTACCAATTGCAAATTCTGGCAGGTCTGAAAAAACTGTGCACCGAGAATCGAATAACTGTCCTGACGGTGCTGCACGACGTAAACCTAGCGTCACAGTTCGCCGACAAAGCTCTGCTGCTCAAAGATGGAGTCCTGCACAGCTTTGGCCCGGCTGCTGAAGTCATCAATGAAGCGAGCATCAAAGCACTCCTCGACGTGGACACAATAGCCGTCGGCGACAACGAGCAGGGAAGCCGCTACTTCGTGCCGCGCCAGCCGTTTGCTCGGTGA
- a CDS encoding TonB-dependent receptor encodes MKARALVFLFLLFHPAVAYPQDTLPPVVVTSSRLRDVEEPVTRVPGKVISITAEEIQKLGAKTVQEVLQYQTGVVLYDSIGNDFQQTIDFRGFNGQPVTVTSVFVDGVRVNESDFNQVNFDLIPINDVEKIEILPGTATLFGRNALGGVINITTKRGRTDKVHFGFDIGGGNYGRQKYSFSAGGPLPLPNFDYYLGVTRELGAGFREDSGGRLTRIFTKLGYKLGDGTDATLAYTRVLDHLKQAGAAPARRLRVDYDDNFTPGDFSTSSLHQIALNLRQKLPANLSLALNSFFRKNDTELFTVGQFGRFRALVDYLQAGGTAQLTHDGNLFGKRNKLDLGIEYSRNLSSNLTALDFNANKATRENILGAYLQDSYQLFESLNLVAGLRYDWDQINFVDHLSPAFSFRKIYNRLNPKAGLTYNPLKNLGFYFNYAEGFRAPVAEEFAAFGPPPTFTPTVVQLKPVKSRNFEVGVRGNVDSWLEGSLALFYIPVRDEILFQVTDATTFTGQNANVDRTLRRGVELSLKARYQKLLEYFVNYTVTKATFETDVLLFSGQVEKGDELPLVPRHRVSTGVTVNPLDNLSLSLFGNFVGRQFLNNDEPNNGKKLASYFVLGSRASYQWQNWTGSITINNLTNRKYSTYGILGAEPFRVPAPGTALFTNISFRY; translated from the coding sequence ATGAAAGCTCGGGCTTTAGTTTTTCTATTTTTGCTTTTCCATCCAGCAGTCGCGTATCCGCAAGACACGCTGCCGCCGGTCGTCGTCACCTCGAGCCGCCTGCGGGATGTTGAAGAACCGGTTACACGCGTTCCTGGCAAAGTCATCTCGATCACTGCCGAGGAGATTCAGAAGCTTGGCGCGAAAACCGTCCAAGAAGTTCTCCAATACCAGACCGGCGTTGTCCTTTACGACTCGATCGGCAACGACTTCCAACAAACCATCGACTTTCGCGGCTTCAACGGGCAACCGGTCACGGTGACCAGCGTTTTTGTCGACGGTGTGCGGGTCAATGAATCGGATTTCAATCAGGTCAACTTCGATCTGATCCCAATCAACGACGTTGAGAAGATCGAAATCTTGCCTGGAACCGCGACCCTGTTTGGCCGCAACGCGCTCGGTGGTGTAATCAATATTACGACCAAGCGAGGTCGCACTGACAAAGTTCATTTCGGTTTTGACATCGGCGGCGGCAACTACGGCCGGCAGAAATATTCTTTTAGCGCCGGCGGTCCACTGCCGCTGCCCAATTTCGACTACTATCTCGGCGTTACTCGCGAGCTGGGCGCCGGTTTTCGCGAGGATAGCGGCGGTCGGTTGACAAGAATTTTCACCAAATTGGGCTACAAGCTTGGGGACGGCACGGACGCGACTCTAGCTTACACGCGCGTGCTTGACCATTTGAAACAAGCCGGCGCCGCGCCGGCGAGGCGGTTGCGCGTGGACTATGATGACAACTTCACGCCGGGCGATTTCTCGACGAGCAGCCTGCACCAAATCGCGTTGAATCTCCGGCAAAAACTGCCGGCCAATCTCTCACTGGCGCTCAACAGTTTTTTTCGCAAGAACGACACCGAGCTTTTTACCGTAGGCCAATTCGGCCGGTTTCGAGCCCTCGTCGATTATCTCCAAGCCGGCGGCACCGCGCAGCTAACCCACGACGGTAATCTTTTTGGCAAGCGCAACAAACTCGACTTGGGCATCGAATACAGCCGCAATTTATCATCCAATCTCACGGCGTTGGATTTCAACGCCAATAAGGCCACGCGAGAAAACATCCTCGGCGCTTATCTGCAAGACTCCTATCAATTGTTCGAAAGCCTCAATCTGGTCGCCGGCCTGCGCTATGACTGGGATCAGATCAACTTCGTCGATCACCTGTCGCCGGCCTTCAGTTTCAGAAAAATTTACAACCGGCTCAATCCAAAAGCCGGCCTAACTTACAACCCGCTCAAGAATCTCGGTTTCTATTTCAATTATGCCGAAGGTTTTCGCGCGCCGGTAGCCGAGGAGTTTGCCGCCTTCGGCCCGCCGCCGACCTTCACTCCGACGGTCGTTCAATTGAAGCCGGTGAAATCGCGCAATTTCGAGGTGGGCGTGCGCGGCAATGTAGATTCCTGGCTTGAAGGGAGTCTGGCGCTTTTCTACATTCCGGTGCGCGACGAGATATTGTTTCAAGTGACCGACGCGACCACGTTTACCGGCCAGAACGCCAACGTCGACCGCACCCTGCGCCGCGGTGTCGAGCTGTCGCTCAAAGCGCGCTATCAAAAACTCTTGGAATACTTCGTCAACTACACCGTCACCAAAGCTACGTTCGAAACCGACGTATTGTTATTCTCGGGGCAGGTTGAGAAAGGCGACGAACTGCCGCTGGTGCCGCGCCATCGCGTTAGCACCGGCGTGACCGTGAATCCGCTAGATAACTTGTCACTGTCCTTGTTCGGCAATTTCGTCGGCCGGCAGTTTTTGAACAACGATGAACCCAATAATGGCAAAAAGCTGGCGAGTTATTTCGTCCTCGGCAGCCGCGCCAGCTACCAATGGCAGAACTGGACTGGGTCGATCACCATCAACAACTTAACGAATCGCAAATACTCGACCTATGGTATTTTGGGTGCGGAGCCGTTCCGCGTGCCGGCGCCGGGAACCGCGCTGTTCACCAACATTTCGTTCCGCTACTGA
- a CDS encoding AEC family transporter, whose product MDLFKPLAPVVPVFMLVAAGFIFARFKKINLAPVTEIIVYLGTPSLVFSSLASRPIFLADIAALFFGVLIIFAGVGLLIKGYFLSFRFSSRGFALPSLFMNAGNMGIPLALFAFGQAGMQRATLMFVIITFLQYTLGIYILNGRGNWQETFRLPLIYATIAGLTVNLTHLKIPELLLQPFSLLGQASIPIMLISLGYRLYDVESIKWGHALGGALVRIFGGSAAAFAAVTLIGAQGVNRQVLLLYGCLPAAVINFILTEKYRQDPDLAASIVVLSTFISVFTIPIMFWLIL is encoded by the coding sequence ATGGACCTCTTCAAACCTCTTGCGCCAGTAGTTCCGGTCTTCATGCTAGTCGCCGCCGGTTTTATCTTTGCGCGCTTTAAGAAAATCAATCTGGCTCCGGTTACTGAAATCATCGTGTATCTCGGGACGCCTTCGTTAGTGTTCAGTTCTCTGGCAAGCCGACCGATTTTTCTCGCCGACATTGCCGCGTTGTTTTTCGGTGTGCTGATTATTTTTGCTGGCGTCGGTCTTTTGATCAAAGGCTACTTTCTGAGCTTTCGGTTCTCTTCGCGTGGTTTCGCCCTGCCTTCGTTGTTCATGAACGCAGGCAACATGGGCATTCCACTTGCCCTCTTTGCTTTTGGCCAAGCGGGCATGCAGCGCGCGACGTTGATGTTCGTGATCATCACTTTTCTGCAATACACCCTGGGCATTTATATTCTGAACGGCCGCGGCAATTGGCAAGAAACTTTTCGCTTGCCGCTCATCTATGCGACCATCGCCGGACTTACTGTCAATCTTACCCATCTCAAAATTCCCGAATTGCTTCTACAGCCGTTCTCGCTCCTTGGACAGGCGAGCATCCCCATCATGTTGATCAGCCTGGGCTATCGCCTCTACGACGTCGAATCGATCAAATGGGGCCACGCCCTTGGCGGCGCGCTGGTGCGCATTTTTGGCGGCTCAGCCGCGGCGTTTGCTGCGGTGACTCTAATCGGCGCGCAAGGCGTCAACCGCCAAGTGCTCTTGCTTTACGGTTGTCTGCCGGCAGCGGTGATCAATTTCATTCTCACCGAGAAATACCGCCAAGACCCCGATCTCGCCGCGTCTATCGTCGTGCTCAGCACTTTTATTTCAGTGTTCACGATTCCAATCATGTTTTGGTTGATTCTCTAG
- a CDS encoding acyl-CoA dehydrogenase: MDFDLSEELIAVRDLAREFAEKEIAPTAAQDDKEKNFRPDLLKKMGELGFFGTMIPEAYGGNELGFLAMVLITEEIARVHSAMRVSINMQIGPAVTVLQFGTEEQKKKFIPGLVSGDTIGCFAITESDAGSDVAGMRTVAKKDAERYLLNGSKIYITNAPVTQGGLVYAYTDRAQKHRGMSAFFADWSQPGLARRTIDALGAHASPLGELSFDNFPIPAANLLGKEGDGFKICMWQLNQTRLNCAAGALGVARAAKEAAVSYCNQRSQFGQKIGEFQMNQDMIAQMIAHEEAARLLVYRAAWLADQKRPNNLETSIGKYAAAEAANYAADAAMKILGAYGYTTEFPVERYYRDAKSYQIVEGSSNVQKMIIAQDALGYRKANR, encoded by the coding sequence ATGGATTTTGATTTATCGGAAGAACTGATCGCCGTGCGCGACTTGGCTCGGGAATTCGCCGAAAAAGAAATCGCGCCGACGGCGGCGCAGGATGACAAGGAGAAAAATTTTCGCCCCGATCTGCTGAAAAAAATGGGTGAGCTGGGATTCTTCGGAACCATGATTCCCGAGGCCTACGGCGGCAACGAGCTGGGTTTTCTCGCCATGGTGCTGATTACCGAAGAGATCGCCCGAGTGCACAGCGCCATGCGGGTGTCGATCAACATGCAAATCGGACCGGCGGTGACCGTGCTGCAATTCGGTACCGAGGAGCAAAAAAAGAAATTCATCCCGGGTCTGGTCTCAGGCGACACCATCGGCTGTTTCGCCATCACCGAATCGGACGCGGGCTCGGACGTGGCCGGGATGCGCACGGTGGCGAAGAAAGACGCAGAACGATATCTGCTCAACGGCAGTAAGATTTATATCACCAACGCTCCAGTGACTCAGGGTGGGTTGGTTTACGCTTATACAGACCGCGCGCAAAAACATCGCGGCATGAGCGCCTTCTTTGCCGACTGGAGCCAGCCCGGCCTGGCGCGCCGGACCATCGATGCGTTGGGCGCCCACGCTTCACCGTTGGGTGAGTTGAGCTTCGATAACTTTCCGATCCCTGCTGCCAACCTGCTCGGCAAAGAAGGCGATGGCTTCAAAATCTGCATGTGGCAGCTCAATCAAACCCGACTCAACTGCGCGGCCGGCGCACTCGGTGTAGCTCGCGCGGCAAAGGAAGCGGCTGTGAGCTACTGCAACCAGCGCAGCCAGTTCGGCCAAAAAATCGGCGAGTTTCAAATGAATCAGGACATGATCGCGCAAATGATCGCGCACGAAGAAGCCGCGCGCTTGTTGGTGTATCGCGCCGCGTGGCTAGCGGATCAAAAGCGGCCGAATAATTTGGAAACTTCCATCGGCAAGTACGCCGCGGCGGAGGCGGCCAATTACGCTGCCGACGCTGCAATGAAAATCCTCGGCGCCTACGGCTATACCACGGAATTTCCCGTCGAGCGCTACTACCGCGACGCCAAGTCGTACCAAATCGTCGAAGGCTCTTCGAACGTGCAGAAAATGATCATCGCGCAGGACGCGCTGGGGTATCGCAAGGCGAATCGGTAG
- a CDS encoding iron ABC transporter permease: protein MLIVWLAVLAAIAIGLSIGPVSISMGNLSATDKEILFNLRLPRVLSAFLVGGGLALAGAIFQGLFRNPLADSYLLGVSSGASLGAAAAIVFRLASPVANFAAISFFAFIGSLAALALVFYFGQRNGAFSIFRLLLSGLGVGLFLSSLVAIFMLMAGEELKALIFFFLGGFSSSSWDTTWVSLACIPLAVVIACYFAPELNVLLLGEETAQSSGVRTGRVQLIYAVLAALLTSISVSIAGLIGFVGLIVPHMIRLLFGVDHRVLFPLTFFAGGIFLVLCDSAARTVIAPAELPVGIVTSLVGVPIFLFLVRKETGDYGF, encoded by the coding sequence ATGCTCATCGTATGGTTAGCGGTTCTGGCCGCCATCGCCATAGGCTTGAGCATCGGCCCAGTGTCGATTTCGATGGGAAACCTTTCAGCCACCGACAAAGAGATCTTGTTTAACCTGCGCCTGCCGCGAGTACTGTCGGCGTTTCTGGTCGGCGGCGGTTTGGCCTTGGCCGGCGCGATCTTTCAAGGACTGTTTCGCAACCCCCTCGCCGACAGCTATTTGCTCGGAGTTTCGTCCGGAGCATCCCTCGGCGCCGCCGCCGCGATCGTTTTCCGGCTGGCTTCACCCGTCGCAAATTTCGCGGCGATCAGCTTCTTCGCTTTTATCGGCTCGCTCGCGGCATTAGCGCTAGTCTTCTATTTCGGCCAAAGAAATGGTGCTTTTTCGATTTTCCGTTTGCTACTTTCCGGCTTGGGCGTCGGCCTGTTTCTCTCTTCACTGGTTGCGATCTTTATGCTCATGGCCGGCGAAGAACTCAAAGCGTTGATCTTTTTCTTCCTCGGCGGCTTCTCCAGCTCGAGCTGGGACACCACCTGGGTTTCGCTCGCGTGCATACCGCTGGCGGTCGTGATCGCCTGCTACTTCGCGCCCGAACTGAACGTGCTCCTGCTGGGCGAGGAAACCGCCCAAAGCAGTGGCGTGCGCACCGGACGTGTCCAGCTAATCTACGCCGTGCTTGCCGCGCTCCTGACTTCTATATCAGTATCAATCGCGGGTTTAATCGGTTTCGTCGGCTTAATCGTGCCGCACATGATCCGCTTACTCTTCGGCGTCGATCACCGAGTTTTATTCCCGCTGACGTTTTTCGCCGGCGGCATATTTCTTGTGCTGTGCGACTCCGCCGCCAGAACAGTCATCGCCCCAGCCGAGCTGCCCGTCGGCATCGTGACCTCGCTGGTCGGCGTGCCGATTTTCCTCTTTCTGGTCCGCAAAGAGACCGGCGACTACGGATTCTGA